The stretch of DNA CTGCCGTGAGATCCGGTTGGCCCTGCTCGAGGCAGACGTCGCGCTGCCCGTCGTCCGCTCGTTCATCGCCAAGATCAAGGAACGCGCCAAGGGCGTCGAGGTCTCGGCGGCGCTGAACCCGGCGCAGCAGGTCGTCAAGATCGTCAACGAGGAACTCGTCGGAATCCTCGGCGGCGAGACCCGCCGACTGGCGTTCGCGAAGACGCCGCCGACGGTCATCATGCTCGCCGGCCTGCAGGGTTCCGGTAAGACCACCCTCGCCGGGAAGCTCGCGAAGTGGCTGCGCGACCAGGGGCACACCCCGCTGCTCGTCGCCTGCGACCTGCAGCGGCCCGGCGCCGTCACCCAGCTGCAGATCGTCGGTGAGCGCGCGGGCGCCACGGTGTTCGCGCCGCACCCGGGCACGTCCATCGGCGGCGGCGACAACGAACTGGGCATCACCGCGGCCGACCCGGTCGAGGTGGCCCGGGCCGGTGTCGAGGAAGCCCGCAACAAGCAGTTCGACGTGGTCATCGTCGACACCGCGGGTCGCCTGGGTATCGACGCCGACCTGATGGCGCAGGCGGCGGGCATCCGCGACGCCGTGAACCCCGACGAGACGATCTTCGTTCTCGACGCGATGATCGGTCAGGACGCGGTCAGCACGGCCGAGGCGTTCCGCGAGGGCGTCGGGTTCACCGGTGTCGTGCTCACGAAGCTCGACGGCGACGCCCGTGGTGGCGCCGCGCTCAGCGTCCGCGAGGTCACCGGGCAGCCCATCCTGTTCGCGTCCACGGGTGAGAAGCTCGAGGACTTCGACGTCTTCCACCCCGACCGCATGGCCAGCCGCATCCTCGGCATGGGTGACGTGCTCAGCCTCATCGAGCAGGCGGAGCAGGTCTTCGACCAGAAGCAGGCCGAGGCGACCGCGCAGAAGATCGGCTCCGGCCAGCTGACTCTCGAGGACTTCCTCGAGCAGATGATGGCCGTCCGCAAGATGGGCCCCATCGGCAACCTGCTGGGCATGCTCCCGGGTGCGGGGCAGATGAAGGACGCCCTCGCTAACGTCGACGAGAAGCAGCTCGACCGGGTGCAGGCGATCATCCGCGGTATGACCCCCGCCGAGCGCGACGACCCGAAGATCATCAACGCGTCCCGCCGCCTGCGGATCGCGAACGGCTCCGGTGTCAAGGTGTCCGACGTCAACCAGCTGGTGGACCGCTTCTTCGAGGCCCGCAAGATGATGGCCGCGATGGCCGGCCGCATGGGCATGCCGGGTGCGCGCAAGCCGCAGCGCAGCAAGAAGGGCAAGAAGGGCAAGAAGGGTGGCAAGGGACCCACGCCGCCGAAGGTGCGCGGAGGATTCCCCGGCGGCCTGCCCGGCGGGTTCCCGGGTATGCCGCCCGGAGGGCTCCCCGCGGGGATGCCCGATCTGTCGAACATGCCGAAGGGCCTCGACGAGTTGCCGCCGGGTCTCGAAGGCATCGATCTGTCCCAGCTGAAGCTGCCGAAGAAGTAGCCGATGGCTGCACTGCACTTCCGGGGAACCGGTCTGCCCGACGAACAGCCGGTCGAATTATGGGTCGAGAACGGTGTGATCTCGACGGAGCCGATTCCCGGGGCCGAGACCGTCTGCGAGTCGGGGTGGATCGTTCCCGGTCTCGTCGACGCCCACTGCCACGTCGGCATCAGGTTCGGCGGTGGCGGTGGCGAGAGCGTCGAGGGGCTGATCGCGCAGGCGGAGACCGAGCGCGACTGCGGGGTCCTGCTGATTCGTGACGCCGGCTCGCCGGTCGACACCCGATTCGTCGACGACCGCCCCGATCTGCCGAGGATCGTCCGCGCCGGGCAGCACATCGCCGCCCCCAAGCGGTACATCCGCGGACTTCCGGTCGATCTCGAGGACGAGTCGCAGTTGCCGGACGAGGTGCTGCGCCAGGCCCGGGCCGGCGACGGGTGGGTCAAGCTCGTCGGCGACTGGATCGACCGCTCCGCGGGCGACCTGGCGCCGTTGTGGAGCGACGACATCCTGGTCGAGGCGATTGCGGCGGCGCACCGCGAAGGGGCGCGCGTCACCGCGCACGTCTTCGCGGAGGATGCGCTTCCGGGCCTGATCAACGCCGGAATCGACTGCATCGAGCACGGCACCGGGCTCACCGACGAGACCATCGAGTTGATGGTGTCGCACGGGACCGCGCTCGTCCCGACGCTGATCAACATCGCGACGTTCCCGGAGATCGCCGAGTCCGCCTCACGGTTCCCGGTCTACGCCGCGCACATGCGCGACCTGCACTCGCGGGTGAAGGACACGATCGGTGCCGCTCACGACGCGGGGATCCCGATCTACGCCGGCACCGACGCGGGCGGATCGATCGTCCACGGGCGCATCGCCGACGAGGTCGAGGAACTGAAGGCGGTCGGGCTGACTCCGTCCGAGGCGCTCGGCGCCGCGTGCTGGGATGCGCGCGCGTGGCTCGGACATCCGGGTGTCGAAGCGGGTGCCCCCGCGGATCTGCTGGTCTTCCGGAACGACCCGCGCGCGAGCAGCGACACCCTCGCCGCGCCCGACGTCGTGGTGTTGCGGGGCGTCGTCGTCAAGACCCGGTGACCTGGTTTCCCCCCGGCGGGGTTCGTCTGGCAGAATGAACCGCTGTTCGTCGCATCCGGTTACGCACCGCGCGGCGGTCACAGATTAGAGGCAAAACCGGGCGCGCTATTCCTGCGCGTCGCCGAATTGCACGTGACACGTGGGCACATTCGTGTGCGCACTGAAGGAGAAGTACAGCAGTGGCTGTCAAGATCAAGCTCACCCGGCTCGGCAAGATCCGGAACCCGCAGTACCGCATCGTCGTCGCCGACTCCCGCACCCGCCGCAACGGCCGTGCGATCGAGACCATCGGCAAGTACCACCCCAAGGAAGAGCCCTCGCTGATCGAGGTCGATTCCGAGCGCGCGCAGTACTGGCTCGGCGTCGGCGCCCAGCCCACCGAGCCCGTCGAGGCCATCCTCAAGATCACCGGTGACTGGCAGAAGTTCAAGGGCCTGCCGGGCGCCGAGGGTACCCTCCGCGTCAAGGAAGCCAAGCCCACCAAGCTCGAGCTGTTCCAGGCTGCGCTCGCGCAGGCCGAGAACGAGCCCGTCGGCGAGGCCATCACGCCCAAGAAGAAGAAGGCGAAGGCCGAGGACGCCGAGGCTGCTGCCGACGCTCCCGCCGAGGCTGCTGCAGAGTCCGAGGCTGCTGACAAGTGAGTGCCGTCGTCGCCGATGCCGTGGAGCACCTCGTTCGTGGCATCGTCGCCAACCCCGACGACGTTCGTGTCGAGCTGATCACCGGGCGTCGGGGGCGCACTGTCGAGGTGCACGTCAACCCTGACGACCTCGGCAAGGTCATCGGCCGCGGTGGTCGCACCGCGACCGCTCTGCGCACGCTGGTCTCCGGTATCGGTGGCCGGGGGATCCGTGTCGACGTCGTCGACACCGATCAGTAGAGGCCTTTCGACAGTGGAGCTCGTGGTCGGCCGTGTCGCCAAGTCGCACGGCATCAAGGGTGAGATCGTGGTCGAGGTTCGCACCGACGAACCCGAGGATCGATTTGCCGTGGGTGCCGTGCTGCGGGGACACAAGCCGCGCGAGCAGACTGTGAACACGTACAGGGTGGAAGCCGCCCGGGAGCATTCCGGGCGGCTTCTGCTGCGCCTCGAGGGTGTCCCGGATCGCACCGCCGCAGATGCCTTGCGGGGCACGCTGTTCGTCATCGACAGCGCTGAACTCGTGCCCTCCGACGACCCCGACGAGTTCTACGATCACGAACTCGAGGGACTGTCGGTGCGCCTCGCGGACGGCACCGAGCTGGGCGCCGTCATCGAGGTATTGCATTCCGCGGCAGGCGAATTGCTGTCGATCCGTCGAGCCGGTGAACAGTCGGGCGAACTTCTGGTCCCGTTCGTGGCCGCGATCGTCACGTCGGTGTCCGTGGCCGACGGCGTCGTCGTGATCGATCCGCCGGAAGGGTTGCTCGACCCCGACTTCGGTGAATCCGCCGACGGGAAGTGAGTCGGTAGGCATGCGCCTCGACGTGGTCACCATCTTTCCCGAATACCTCGAACCGCTTCGTGCGGCGTTGCTCGGCAAGGCCATCGACAAGGGCCTCATCTCCGTCGAGGTGCACGATCTGCGGAAGTGGACGCACGACGTGCACAAGGCGGTCGACGATTCGCCGTACGGCGGCGGGCCGGGGATGGTCATGAAACCCACCGTGTGGGGGCCCGCGCTGGACGACGTCCTCGCCGCCGGTGGCGACGACACCGACACGTTGCTCGTCGTCCCCACACCCGCCGGCGTTCCGTTCACGCAGGCCACCGCCGAGCGCTGGGCAGGGGAGCAGCACATCGTCTTCGCCTGCGGGCGTTACGAAGGCATCGATCAGCGGGTCTTCGACGACGCCGCCCGCCGGGTGCGCGTCGAAGAGGTGAGCATCGGCGACTACGTCCTCATCGGCGGGGAGGCGGCCGTGCTGGTGATGACGGAGGCGTTCGTGCGCCTGATTCCTGGAGTCCTCGGCAATCAGCAATCCCACCAAGAGGATTCGTTCTCAGACGGCCTCCTCGAAGGTCCCAGCTACACCCGTCCCGCCACGTGGCGCGGACTCGACGTCCCGCCCGTCCTCCTGTCGGGCGATCACGCGAGGGTGGCGGCGTGGCGACGCGAGCAGTCCCTGCACCGCACCGCCGAACGCCGCCCGGACCTGTTGCCCTGAAACGATTTCGGGGCCGGGCTCTAACCCTGGGGCTGCGCCCAGTCGTCGACGACCCCGGCGGGAAACACGGACTTCACGAACCCGGTCATCGTGTCCCGCGCGTGCCGCGCACTCGAATCCTCGGTGACGTCCGTGATCGCGGTGTCCGGGTACGACTCCTCGTCGTCCTCGTACCGGATGTCCTCCCGCGACGCGACGGCCACGATGTAGCGGTTGTCTTCCCCGATCGCCCCGGTCGACACGTGGATCCACCGGTCGCCCACGCAGCACATCCAGCCCTGTTTCACCCCGACGACGGTCTCGCCCGGCAACCCGTCGGGGATGCCGAAGCGCTGGTCGTAGCCGTCGATGCCCTCGGGTGTCGACCCACGCAGGTAGCCCACGAACTCGGCGATGCGCCCGGGGCCGAGACCGTCACGGTCGTCGAGGAGTCCGGTGTAGAACGTCACGAGGTCTGCCGCGGTCGTCTCGGTGTTCCACCACGACCCGTCCCACGGCGGCGTGGTCGCGGCGAGTCCGTACCGCCGCGCGACGTCGACGACCAGGTCCGAACCGCCGAGATCGTCCCAGAGTGTGTTGGCCGCGTCGTCGTCGGACGATTCGAGCATCCGCTCCGACAGGAGACGGTCGAAGTCGGACAGCGGCCGCTCACCGAGCGCGTCGAGGTGATACATCTGGGCGGCGATGAAGAGCTTGGCCAGCGACGCCGTTTCGACCGGTTCGGTTGCGGCGTCCTCCAGATAGCTGCCGGTGGCACGGTCCAGGACGGCGATCGACACGTCGGCGCCGCGTTCGGTCGCCGCCGTCGCGACCGCCGCCGAGATGCGGTCGGCGAGGGGTGCGGAGACGGGCACCCGCGCGGACGGGAACGGTTCCGGGCTCACGGTCACGCCGTCACCGGCGGGTTCGCCCGCGGGGAGAAGGTCGGGGGTCGCGACCGCCGGCGAGGTGACCGGGATGTCGACCACGGAGTTCGTCTCGGTCGGGATGGTGCACGCGAGCGTCGCAACCAGCAGGAGGACCATGACCGTCAGGCAGCGGATCAGCCTGGACATGAAATTCTCCCGAGATTTCCGTGACGGCCTCACCGCCGACGATATTGTCTCAGCGTAGCGGTAGGGTCCATTTCCGTGACCCTCAAGACCGTGAACCAGCGCATTGCCGAGGAACTCGCCGTACGGGAGGGGCAGGTCGCGGCCGCCGTGGACCTCCTCGACGGTGGAGCCACCGTGCCCTTCATCGCCCGGTACCGCAAGGAAGTCACCGGAACGCTCGACGACGCTCAGCTGCGCCAGCTCGAGGAACGTCTGCGGTACCTGCGGGAACTGGACGAGCGCCGGGACGCCGTGCTCGAGTCGATCGACTCGCAGGGCAAGCTCGACGATCAGCTGCGCGGGCAGATCATGACCGCCGACACGAAGGCGCGCCTCGAAGACATCTACCTGCCGTTCAAGCCGAAGCGCCGCACGAAGGCGCAGATCGCGCGTGAGGCCGGTCACGAACCCGTCGCCGACGCGCTGATCACCGATCCGTCGACCGATCCGGCGTCCTACACGGCCGAACAGCTCGAGGGTGCGCGCGCGATCCTCGTCGAACGCTTCGCCGAGGACGCCGACCTGGTGGGCGAACTCCGTGAGCTGATGTGGACGCGCGGGCAACTGGTGTCCGCCGTCCGCAAGGGCAAGGAAACCGAGGGCGCGAAGTTCGCCGACTACTTCGAGTTCTCCGAACCGTTCGGCAAGCTCCCCTCCCACCGCATCCTGGCGGTCCTGCGCGGCGAGAAGGAAGAGGTGCTCTCGCTCACCCTGGCGCCCGACACGGAAGAACCCGTCCCGGGCGAGGCGACGGTCTACGAGGGCCGGATCGCCGGACGGTTCGGCATCGCCGACCGCGGCAGGCCTGCCGACCGGTGGCTCCTCGACACCGTGCGGTGGGCGTGGCGCACCAAGATGATCGTCACTCTGGGTATCGACACGCGGATGCGGCTGCGTCAGTCGGCGGAGAAGGACGCCGTCGACGTGTTCGCCACCAACCTGCGCGACCTGCTCCTGGCGGCGCCTGCCGGGACCCGCGCCACCATGGGCCTGGACCCCGGTTTCCGGACCGGCACCAAGGTCGCGGTCGTGGACGCCACCGGCAAGGTGGTGGCCCACGAGACGATCTACCCGCACCAGCCGCAGAACAAGTGGGACGCCTCCCTGGCCACTCTCGCCGGTCTCGTCGCCAAGTACGGCGTGGAGCTGATCGCCATCGGGAACGGCACCGCGTCCCGGGAGACCGACGCGCTCGCGAGCGAGCTGATCGCCAAGTCGGGCGCCACCAACCTGACGAAGATCGTCGTGTCCGAGGCCGGCGCGTCCGTGTATTCGGCGTCCGCGTACGCCTCGGCGGAGCTGCCCGACCTGGACGTGTCGATCCGGGGCGCCGTCTCCATCGCCCGGCGTCTGCAGGATCCGCTCGCCGAGCTGGTGAAGATCGACCCGAAGTCGATCGGCGTCGGCCAGTACCAGCACGATGTGTCGGAGACCCTGCTCGCGCGTTCGCTCGGCGCCGTCGTCGAAGACGCGGTGAACGCCGTGGGCGTCGACGTCAACACGGCGTCAGTACCGCTGCTGTCCCGCGTGTCCGGTATCGCCGGGTCCCTGGCCGAGAGCATCGTCGCGCACCGCGACCAGAACGGCCCGTTCCGCAGCCGCAAGGGTCTCAAGGACGTCGCGAGGCTCGGCCCGAAGGCGTTCGAGCAGTGCGCCGGCTTCCTGCGCATCCTCAACGGCGACGACCCGCTCGACGCGTCCAGCGTCCACCCCGAGGCCTACCCGGTGGTGCGCAAGATCGTCCAGACCAGCGGCACCGGCGTGCGCGAGATCATCGGCAACACGTCCGCGCTGCGCAGCCTGAACCCGGCCGACTTCGTCGACGACCGGTTCGGTCTCCCCACCGTCACCGACATCATCGGTGAGCTCGAGAAGCCCGGACGTGACCCCCGGCCGGAGTTCAAGACGGCCACGTTCGCGGCCGGCATCGAGAAGGTGTCGCACCTGAAGCCGGGGATGACGCTCGAGGGCGTCGTCACCAACGTGGCGGCGTTCGGCGCGTTCGTCGACATCGGGGTCCACCAGGACGGCCTCGTCCACGTGTCGGCGATGTCGCACAACTTCGTCAAGGATCCGCGGGACGTCGTGAAGTCGGGCGACGTGGTGACGGTGAAGGTCCTCGAGGTCGACGAGGCGCGTCAGCGCATCGGGTTGACGCTGCGGCTCGACGACGAGGTCGGGGCGGGCGGTCGCAAGAACGACGGGCCCCGCGGCGGAGGCGCGCAGCGCCAGGATCGAAGCGGAGGCGCGCAGCGCCAGGATCGAAGCGGCGGCGCGCAGCGCCAGGATCGAAGCGGCGGCGCGCAGCGCCAGGATCGAAGCGGCGGCGGACAGCGGCAGGACCGGCGCGGCGGCGGCAAGCCGCAGCAGCAGGGTGGACGCGATCGGGGACGGGACAACCGCCCGGCGCCCGGCGGGTCGATGGCGGACGCGCTCCGAAAGGCGGGGTTCGGCAAGTAAGAGGTCACCATCCCGACACGAGCGGCCTCTTTCCCGTGGAGTGACCCTTTCTTTACTGGGATAGTGGATGCCGATGTACGAATGGCTGGATAGGGAAATCGTCGGGCACGGGCGCCTGCCTCTGCTCTTTTTCCTGCTCGGATTTCTCGCGTCGTTCCTGTTCATCAGGTTGAGCGTGCGGATGATCCGCGCCGAGGTCTCGTGGTGGCCCGGCAACGTGAAACCCGGCGGGCACCACGTCCACCACGTGGTGTTCGGCGTGGTGACGATGCTCGTGTCGGGTGTCTCCCTCATCGCCGTGTACGAGGACGGCACCCAGACCACCGGTGCCGTCCTCGCCACGTTCTTCGGGATCGGCGCCGCGCTGGTGCTGGACGAGTTCGCGCTGATCTTCTACCTGCAGGACGTGTACTGGGCGGACGAGGGCCGGACGTCCGTCGATGCCGTGTTCGTCGCGATCGCCGTCACCGGTCTGCTGCTCCTCGGTCTCCGTCCGCTCGAACTGATCAACGTCACCGACTTCCGCGATTCCCCGGATCCCTGGGTGCGGGTCGCGATCGCGCTGTCATCCGTGATCAACCTGCTCATCGCGGCGGTGGTGCTGCTCAAGGGGAAGATCTGGACCGGGCTGCTCGGACTGTTCGTCTTCCCGATCCTGCTGATCGGGGCGCTTCGGCTGAGCAGGCCGAGCGCGCCGTGGGCACGGTGGCGCTACACGTCCAAGCCGAAGCGGATGCTCCGGGCGCTCGAACGGGAGCGGAAGTGGCGGCGGCCGGTCATCCGGGCCAAGATCTTCGTGCAGGACTTCATCGCCGGCACCCCCAGCGCGGTACACGTGAAGGAAGCCGCGGAACACGCCAAGGTGGCGGCCGAGGTGGAACTCGACCACGTGGTGCATGCGGCGCCACCGCCGATTTCGCTTCATCCGGTGGCGTCTGGCACAATGGACGGGTTGCCTGGACCAGGCAGCAGTACTTGATCTGGGCACGAACCAGACGAGCGCCGGTGTTCTCCGAACGTCCGGGTGCCGCTCGGTTCCTCTGCTCCTGCGAAAACGCAAGGATGGAACACCGATGAACACTCTCGATTTCCTGGACAAGAAGTCCCTCCGCGACGACATTCCCGAGTTCCGTCCCGGCGACACCCTCAACGTGCACGTCAAGGTCATCGAAGGCTCCAAGGAGCGCGTGCAGGTCTTCAAGGGCGTCGTGATCCGTCGTCAGGGCGGCGGCGTTCGCGAGACCTTCACCGTCCGCAAGGTCTCCTTCGGTGTCGGCGTCGAGCGCACCTTCCCGGTTCACAGCCCCAACCTGGCACAGATCGAGGTCGTCACCCGCGGTGACGTCCGTCGCGCCAAGCTGTACTACCTCCGCGATCTGCGTGGCAAGGCCGCCAAGATCAAGGAAAAGCGCTGACCTTTCCGATGAGCCCGGCACTGCGTACTCGCGGTGCCGGGCTAATCTGATTTCGTGACAGATTCTTCGAAGGAGCGGGCATTGTCGTCGGAATCCGAGACCACCGGCGATTCGGCCGCCACCTCCGCAGTGAACGGCGGTGCGGCGGAGACCGAGAAGAAACCCCGCTCCTTCCTCCGCGAGTTGCCGATCCTGATCCTGGTCGCGCTCGTCCTGAGTTTCCTGCTGCAGACGTTCGTCGCCCGCGTGTATCTCATTCCGTCGGAGTCGATGGAACCGACGCTGCACGGGTGCGCGGGCTGCACCGGCGACCGCATCGTGGTCGAGAAGATCGGCTACCGTTTCGGGGACCCGCAACCCGGTGACGTCATCGTGTTCCGCGGGCCCGACTCGTGGTCACAGGATTTCGTCTCCACCCGTTCCTCCAACGTGGTGATCCGCGGTGCGCAGGAAGTCGGTTCCCTCGTCGGACTCGTCCCGCCGGACGAGAACGACCTCGTCAAGCGTGTGATCGCCACCGGCGGTCAGACCGTCGAATGCTGCGACGACCAGGGCCGCATCCTGGTGGACGGACAACCGATCGACGAGCCCTACGTCGTCATGGACTTCCCCTTCGTCCCCGGCTCCCAGGCCTGCGACACGGCGCTGAAGTCGGCGCGCTGCTTCGGTCCCGTCACCGTCCCCGAGGGGCACCTGTGGGTGATGGGCGACAACCGCAGCAACTCCGCGGACTCCCGCTACCACGTCGGCGACGACATGCAAGGCACCATCCCGCTCGACAACGTGATCGGCAAGGCGGTCTTCATCGCGTTGCCGCCGTCGCGAATGGGCACGATCAGTTCACCCGATATCCAGGGCAAGTGACTTCCTGGCCTCCACGCATCGTCATTCGCAGGTCGTCCGGTCTGCGGACGATGGAGTCGGCCCTGGTCCGCAGCGGACTCGGCCCGGTGGCCGGTGTCGACGAGGCCGGCCGGGGCGCGTGTGCGGGCCCGCTCGTCGTGGCGGCGTGTGTGCTCGCACCGAAGCCGTATCCGGCGCTGGCGCGGCTCGACGATTCGAAGAAGCTCACCGAACGCACCCGGGAAGAGCTGTTCCCGGCCATCACCCGCCTGGCAGTGGCGTGGAGCGTGGTGTCCTTCCCGGCCGACGAAGTCGACCGCATGGGGGTCCACGTCGCCAACATCGAGGGAATGCGGCGTGCGGTCGCCGGCCTGACGACGACCCCCGGCTACGTTCTCACCGACGGCTTCCGCGTCCCGGGGCTCCCGGCCCCGTCGCTGCCGGTGATCGGAGGCGATGCCGCGGCGGCATGCATCGCGGCGGCGAGTGTCCTGGCCAAGGTGTCGCGGGATCGGGTGATGGTCGCGATGGACGAGACACATCCGGGTTACGGTTTCGCGATCCACAAGGGGTACAACACGCCCGCCCACCTGGCGGCGCTCGAGGTGCTGGGCCCGTGCCCGGAGCACCGCCGCTCGTGGTCGAATGTGGCGGCGCTGCTACACCGAGTGGATAACAGTTCCGGAAGTGCGAGATGATGACAATTCACACCAGAGCAGGAGGACTCCGAGACCGATGAGTGCCGAGGATCTCGAGAAGTACGAAACCGAGATGGAGCTGTCGCTCTACCGCGAGTATCGGGACATCGTCGGTCAGTTCTCCTATGTCGTGGAGACCGAGCGCCGGTTCTATCTGGCCAACTCGGTGGAACTGCTGCCGCACAACGCGGACGGCGAGATCTACTTCGAGCTGCGCATGTCCGACGCCTGGGTGTGGGACATGTACCGTCCCGCGCGGTTCGTCAAGTACGTCCGCGTCATCACGTTCAAGGACGTGAACATCGAGGAACTCGACAAGCCGGACCTGCGGCTGCCGGACAACGGTCTGTCCTGACGGACCGCAGTTCCCGGCCGCGTACGATCATCCGATGACCGGACCGAGGCGCGTCGCGCTGGCTCTGGGGAGTGGCGGCGCGCGGGGGTACGCCCACATCGGCGCAATCCAGGTACTCGAGGAGCGCGGATTCGAGATCGTCGGTGTCGCAGGGTCGTCGATGGGTGCCCTCGTGGGTGGCCTCCACGCCGCGGGCACGCTCGACGACTTCACCCGCTGGGCGATCGGTCTGACACAGCTCGACGTCGTGCGGCTTCTCGACCTGTCGGTATCGGCGCCGGGCGCCATCCACGCCGAGAAGATCCTGCACCGGGTCCGGGAGATCCTCGGCGACATCCGCATCGAGGATCTTCCCGTCCCGTACACCGCCGTGGCCACCGATCTCGCGGCCGGCCGGTCGGTGTGGTTCCAGCGCGGCCCGGTCGACGCCGCGATCCGCGCGTCGATCGCCATCCCCGGGGTTATCACGCCGTACGTGCTCAACGGCAGGGTCCTCGCCGACGGTGGCATCCTCGACCCGTTGCCGATGGCCCCGCTCGTTTCGGTGAGCGCCGACCTGACCGTCGGGATCAGCCTGGGCGCCGAGGATCGGGACGGCCGTTCGCCGGCCCCCGAAAACGTCAGTGCGGACTCGCGGCCGGTGGACGAATGGATGGCACGCTTCCGCCGCAGCGCCGCGCAGCTGCGTGACCTGGACATCGTGCGGTCGGTGGTCGGACGGTTCGGAGCCGCGCACACCGAACCGGATCCGTCGGAGGAGCCGGACGGCCAGTTGACCGGCGATCAGCCCGTGGTGGAGGGGACCGCGGTGGCCGT from Rhodococcus opacus B4 encodes:
- the ffh gene encoding signal recognition particle protein — protein: MFESLSDRLTGALKDLRGKGRLSGADIDATCREIRLALLEADVALPVVRSFIAKIKERAKGVEVSAALNPAQQVVKIVNEELVGILGGETRRLAFAKTPPTVIMLAGLQGSGKTTLAGKLAKWLRDQGHTPLLVACDLQRPGAVTQLQIVGERAGATVFAPHPGTSIGGGDNELGITAADPVEVARAGVEEARNKQFDVVIVDTAGRLGIDADLMAQAAGIRDAVNPDETIFVLDAMIGQDAVSTAEAFREGVGFTGVVLTKLDGDARGGAALSVREVTGQPILFASTGEKLEDFDVFHPDRMASRILGMGDVLSLIEQAEQVFDQKQAEATAQKIGSGQLTLEDFLEQMMAVRKMGPIGNLLGMLPGAGQMKDALANVDEKQLDRVQAIIRGMTPAERDDPKIINASRRLRIANGSGVKVSDVNQLVDRFFEARKMMAAMAGRMGMPGARKPQRSKKGKKGKKGGKGPTPPKVRGGFPGGLPGGFPGMPPGGLPAGMPDLSNMPKGLDELPPGLEGIDLSQLKLPKK
- the rpsP gene encoding 30S ribosomal protein S16, with translation MAVKIKLTRLGKIRNPQYRIVVADSRTRRNGRAIETIGKYHPKEEPSLIEVDSERAQYWLGVGAQPTEPVEAILKITGDWQKFKGLPGAEGTLRVKEAKPTKLELFQAALAQAENEPVGEAITPKKKKAKAEDAEAAADAPAEAAAESEAADK
- the lepB gene encoding signal peptidase I encodes the protein MSSESETTGDSAATSAVNGGAAETEKKPRSFLRELPILILVALVLSFLLQTFVARVYLIPSESMEPTLHGCAGCTGDRIVVEKIGYRFGDPQPGDVIVFRGPDSWSQDFVSTRSSNVVIRGAQEVGSLVGLVPPDENDLVKRVIATGGQTVECCDDQGRILVDGQPIDEPYVVMDFPFVPGSQACDTALKSARCFGPVTVPEGHLWVMGDNRSNSADSRYHVGDDMQGTIPLDNVIGKAVFIALPPSRMGTISSPDIQGK
- a CDS encoding amidohydrolase family protein, with protein sequence MAALHFRGTGLPDEQPVELWVENGVISTEPIPGAETVCESGWIVPGLVDAHCHVGIRFGGGGGESVEGLIAQAETERDCGVLLIRDAGSPVDTRFVDDRPDLPRIVRAGQHIAAPKRYIRGLPVDLEDESQLPDEVLRQARAGDGWVKLVGDWIDRSAGDLAPLWSDDILVEAIAAAHREGARVTAHVFAEDALPGLINAGIDCIEHGTGLTDETIELMVSHGTALVPTLINIATFPEIAESASRFPVYAAHMRDLHSRVKDTIGAAHDAGIPIYAGTDAGGSIVHGRIADEVEELKAVGLTPSEALGAACWDARAWLGHPGVEAGAPADLLVFRNDPRASSDTLAAPDVVVLRGVVVKTR
- a CDS encoding RNA-binding protein, with the protein product MSAVVADAVEHLVRGIVANPDDVRVELITGRRGRTVEVHVNPDDLGKVIGRGGRTATALRTLVSGIGGRGIRVDVVDTDQ
- the rplS gene encoding 50S ribosomal protein L19, yielding MNTLDFLDKKSLRDDIPEFRPGDTLNVHVKVIEGSKERVQVFKGVVIRRQGGGVRETFTVRKVSFGVGVERTFPVHSPNLAQIEVVTRGDVRRAKLYYLRDLRGKAAKIKEKR
- a CDS encoding Tex family protein produces the protein MTLKTVNQRIAEELAVREGQVAAAVDLLDGGATVPFIARYRKEVTGTLDDAQLRQLEERLRYLRELDERRDAVLESIDSQGKLDDQLRGQIMTADTKARLEDIYLPFKPKRRTKAQIAREAGHEPVADALITDPSTDPASYTAEQLEGARAILVERFAEDADLVGELRELMWTRGQLVSAVRKGKETEGAKFADYFEFSEPFGKLPSHRILAVLRGEKEEVLSLTLAPDTEEPVPGEATVYEGRIAGRFGIADRGRPADRWLLDTVRWAWRTKMIVTLGIDTRMRLRQSAEKDAVDVFATNLRDLLLAAPAGTRATMGLDPGFRTGTKVAVVDATGKVVAHETIYPHQPQNKWDASLATLAGLVAKYGVELIAIGNGTASRETDALASELIAKSGATNLTKIVVSEAGASVYSASAYASAELPDLDVSIRGAVSIARRLQDPLAELVKIDPKSIGVGQYQHDVSETLLARSLGAVVEDAVNAVGVDVNTASVPLLSRVSGIAGSLAESIVAHRDQNGPFRSRKGLKDVARLGPKAFEQCAGFLRILNGDDPLDASSVHPEAYPVVRKIVQTSGTGVREIIGNTSALRSLNPADFVDDRFGLPTVTDIIGELEKPGRDPRPEFKTATFAAGIEKVSHLKPGMTLEGVVTNVAAFGAFVDIGVHQDGLVHVSAMSHNFVKDPRDVVKSGDVVTVKVLEVDEARQRIGLTLRLDDEVGAGGRKNDGPRGGGAQRQDRSGGAQRQDRSGGAQRQDRSGGAQRQDRSGGGQRQDRRGGGKPQQQGGRDRGRDNRPAPGGSMADALRKAGFGK
- a CDS encoding ribonuclease HII — its product is MTSWPPRIVIRRSSGLRTMESALVRSGLGPVAGVDEAGRGACAGPLVVAACVLAPKPYPALARLDDSKKLTERTREELFPAITRLAVAWSVVSFPADEVDRMGVHVANIEGMRRAVAGLTTTPGYVLTDGFRVPGLPAPSLPVIGGDAAAACIAAASVLAKVSRDRVMVAMDETHPGYGFAIHKGYNTPAHLAALEVLGPCPEHRRSWSNVAALLHRVDNSSGSAR
- the rimM gene encoding ribosome maturation factor RimM (Essential for efficient processing of 16S rRNA), encoding MELVVGRVAKSHGIKGEIVVEVRTDEPEDRFAVGAVLRGHKPREQTVNTYRVEAAREHSGRLLLRLEGVPDRTAADALRGTLFVIDSAELVPSDDPDEFYDHELEGLSVRLADGTELGAVIEVLHSAAGELLSIRRAGEQSGELLVPFVAAIVTSVSVADGVVVIDPPEGLLDPDFGESADGK
- the trmD gene encoding tRNA (guanosine(37)-N1)-methyltransferase TrmD, giving the protein MRLDVVTIFPEYLEPLRAALLGKAIDKGLISVEVHDLRKWTHDVHKAVDDSPYGGGPGMVMKPTVWGPALDDVLAAGGDDTDTLLVVPTPAGVPFTQATAERWAGEQHIVFACGRYEGIDQRVFDDAARRVRVEEVSIGDYVLIGGEAAVLVMTEAFVRLIPGVLGNQQSHQEDSFSDGLLEGPSYTRPATWRGLDVPPVLLSGDHARVAAWRREQSLHRTAERRPDLLP